One region of Microbacterium sufflavum genomic DNA includes:
- a CDS encoding D-alanyl-D-alanine carboxypeptidase family protein, with protein sequence MTASDPAGEATGIGGNGPAPTAAPSDDAPTSALRSRARATTTPPTGSDDAGDDDARPPARVPAASAVSTSGLGALFGDRARTATATDASANGAATGGDADVSTDRPAADASPSSDPAIASVASAPPAADSASSTDAAADAGDADGSTDRPAADASPSADPAIASVASAPPAADAASSTITAATPPLTKPPFRARVSEPAPPAEDDDAAVALLSGAAAHWADDATPATALTWVDPADVAAHAPAVSLDAEPEEETAAGLFRGARLRPAIARPGLLVPLGVLAGLVLAYSGTTLLWPLHEVPPAVEAVQFETTPATAAELTWPAEGSAAVGVAGMTTSASIPDAVSIASITKVVSSLMVLDRMPLAPGEQGPEFRFTRGDSVRYWDYRRQDQSALDVPVNGVLTEYQLLQGTLLGSANNYIDRLASEIWGSNSEFARAAEEWLSERGLTGITVVTPSGFDERNVATPEALIALGELAMRNPVFAEIVGTASVELPGAGTVVNTNGMLADPGVVGIKTGTLVGWNLLTAKDVEVGDTTVRLFAAVLDQADDESRLAATRALFSQAEAELQTEEPAVAAGTVVGRVTTMWGEEVEVVTAEDADVVLWNGAAATATAAFDLGERREADDRVGTLTTTGPLDTEDTALVLREDVEGPSPWWRLTHPLDLLGITVHTD encoded by the coding sequence GTGACCGCATCCGATCCCGCCGGCGAGGCGACGGGCATCGGCGGCAACGGCCCCGCTCCGACTGCTGCCCCCTCCGACGACGCCCCCACGTCCGCGCTGCGCTCGCGGGCGCGGGCGACCACCACCCCACCGACCGGGAGCGACGACGCGGGCGACGACGACGCGCGACCCCCGGCGCGGGTTCCCGCCGCCTCCGCCGTGTCGACCTCCGGTCTCGGCGCGCTGTTCGGCGACCGTGCGCGCACCGCGACCGCGACCGATGCCTCCGCGAACGGCGCCGCGACCGGAGGCGACGCGGACGTGAGTACGGACCGCCCCGCGGCCGACGCCTCCCCCTCCTCTGATCCCGCGATCGCGTCCGTCGCGTCGGCCCCGCCCGCCGCGGACTCCGCCTCCTCGACCGACGCCGCCGCCGACGCAGGCGACGCGGACGGGAGCACCGACCGCCCCGCGGCCGACGCCTCCCCCTCCGCTGATCCCGCGATCGCGTCCGTCGCGTCGGCCCCGCCCGCCGCGGACGCCGCCTCCTCTACGATCACGGCAGCGACGCCGCCGCTGACCAAGCCGCCGTTCCGCGCGAGGGTGTCGGAGCCGGCTCCCCCGGCCGAAGACGACGATGCCGCGGTCGCCCTCCTGTCCGGTGCGGCCGCGCACTGGGCCGATGACGCGACCCCGGCGACCGCGCTGACCTGGGTGGATCCCGCCGATGTCGCGGCGCACGCTCCCGCCGTCTCGCTCGATGCCGAGCCCGAGGAAGAGACCGCCGCGGGCCTGTTCCGCGGGGCCCGGCTGCGTCCGGCCATCGCGCGCCCCGGCCTGCTCGTGCCGTTGGGCGTGCTGGCCGGGCTCGTCCTGGCCTATTCGGGCACGACGCTGCTGTGGCCGCTGCACGAGGTGCCCCCGGCGGTGGAGGCGGTGCAGTTCGAGACGACGCCCGCCACGGCCGCCGAGCTCACGTGGCCTGCGGAGGGCAGCGCGGCCGTGGGGGTCGCCGGCATGACCACGTCGGCGTCGATCCCGGATGCGGTGAGCATCGCGAGCATCACGAAGGTCGTCAGCAGCCTGATGGTGCTGGATCGGATGCCGCTCGCGCCGGGTGAGCAGGGACCGGAGTTCCGTTTCACCCGCGGCGACAGCGTGCGCTACTGGGACTATCGACGCCAGGATCAGTCGGCGCTCGACGTCCCGGTCAACGGTGTGCTCACGGAGTATCAGCTGTTGCAGGGCACGCTGCTCGGCTCGGCGAACAACTACATCGATCGGCTGGCCTCGGAGATCTGGGGGTCGAACTCCGAGTTCGCCAGGGCGGCCGAGGAGTGGCTGAGCGAGCGTGGTCTGACCGGGATCACGGTGGTGACGCCGTCGGGTTTCGATGAGCGCAACGTCGCGACGCCGGAGGCGCTGATCGCGCTGGGCGAGCTGGCCATGCGCAACCCGGTGTTCGCGGAGATCGTCGGCACCGCCTCGGTCGAGCTTCCGGGCGCGGGGACGGTCGTGAACACCAACGGCATGCTGGCCGATCCGGGCGTCGTCGGCATCAAGACCGGGACCCTGGTCGGGTGGAACCTCCTCACCGCGAAGGATGTGGAGGTGGGCGACACGACCGTGCGGCTGTTCGCGGCAGTGCTGGATCAGGCCGACGACGAGTCGCGGCTCGCGGCCACCCGCGCGCTGTTCAGTCAGGCGGAGGCGGAGCTGCAGACGGAGGAACCGGCCGTCGCCGCGGGCACGGTGGTCGGTCGCGTCACCACGATGTGGGGCGAGGAGGTGGAAGTGGTCACCGCGGAGGACGCGGACGTCGTGCTGTGGAACGGTGCCGCCGCGACCGCGACCGCCGCGTTCGACCTGGGCGAGCGACGAGAGGCCGACGACCGCGTGGGCACGCTGACCACCACCGGGCCACTCGACACGGAGGACACGGCCCTCGTGCTGCGCGAAGACGTGGAGGGCCCCAGTCCCTGGTGGCGCCTGACGCACCCGCTCGATCTGCTGGGCATCACCGTCCACACCGACTGA